In Silene latifolia isolate original U9 population chromosome 3, ASM4854445v1, whole genome shotgun sequence, a single window of DNA contains:
- the LOC141649025 gene encoding uncharacterized protein LOC141649025 — protein sequence MGMTTISEIRDFSKAVTDVGLDEWQHIVRGVAPSRHVELWSMANRLRAIAIEALAGGSRHQRERVLEHELAQSQQETAHLLKELEARVAQIAALEATVAELGVVRTSLPTGYCTFVHFLMSLWAPYFDVHFAFLVVYIMACVPLLLGV from the exons ATgggcatgacgacgatctcggagatccgaGACTTCAGCAAAGCGGTGACCGACgttggcttggacgagtggcagcatatCGTGAGGGGG gtggcaccgtccaggcaTGTGGAACTGTGGAgtatggccaaccggctgcgagctataGCCATCGAGGCCCTTGCAGGTGGCTCGAGacatcag agggagcgtgTCTTGGAGCAtgagctagcgcagtcccagCAGGAGACGGCCCACTTGCTGAAAGAGCTCGAGGCTAGAGTTGCTCAGATCGCTGCCCTTGAGGCAACAGTAGCTGAGCTGGGGGTCGTCAGGACTAGTTTGCCGACTGGttattgtacatttgtacattttttgATGTCACTTTGGGCACCGTATTTTGATGTACATTTTgcatttttggttgtatatataatGGCCtgtgtgcctttgctgctgggtgtttga